In the Dioscorea cayenensis subsp. rotundata cultivar TDr96_F1 chromosome 12, TDr96_F1_v2_PseudoChromosome.rev07_lg8_w22 25.fasta, whole genome shotgun sequence genome, one interval contains:
- the LOC120273840 gene encoding uncharacterized protein LOC120273840 — translation MPPSFNVPVNGVNTNNGQRSNDYIRATFSKECPNYMAASATSHEPFHTSSSLGYSSQLPPNYGQKGFSYYNVPPIGGNSIAIQMHNPTGGYKRKQMAMPMMFDEGSTSGSHRGGRSLIPSNYKGRSSLCTNRSRNRTSLEFNNYTGGSFFNFSAPEHHLLENYVLPPQIQIAPWDPLKRGPGCRNVLPVGTRSQRNVRSRDCYAGPYPLSAPSYNPYPPWHFFVAGSIEQSRQPVIPMGPSRMMFSAGTNISNGVSEMPSLNQSNPTRTRNPSAFFPIHFAPPTRVSRADVNSRRHRVSSHISNQSYPTIRSVATMGSTPPFWNARPVPLPLPIEDRRNRNNLRNNEMRTTCPSVEHSAPFQNSWISQGIIMNNLDDILGFLDPHRDMRLDIDNMSYEELLTLEERIGNVSTGLSKRKLSGCLKVRKYRSSCRFQDRQDKKCAICLEEYEDRKKLGRLNCRHEFHLNCIKTWLQKKDICPICKTSAMTTTSKEKQKNSS, via the exons ATGCCTCCTAGCTTTAATGTACCAGTCAATGGTGTGAACACCAACAATGGACAAAGATCAAATGACTATATAAGAGCAACTTTCAGTAAAGAGTGCCCAAACTACATGGCTGCTTCAGCAACATCACATGAGCCCTTCCATACTAGTTCATCTCTTGGCTACTCTAGTCAACTTCCGCCAAATTATGGCCAAAAAGGGTTCTCTTATTATAATGTGCCTCCTATTGGCGGCAATAGCATTGCCATCCAAATGCACAACCCAACAGGTGgatataaaagaaaacagatGGCTATGCCCATGATGTTTGATGAAGGAAGCACTTCTGGATCTCACAGAGGTGGAAGATCATTGATTCCTAGCAATTACAAGGGAAGAAGTTCTTTATGTACTAACAGGTCCCGCAACAGAACTTCTTTAGAATTTAACAATTACACTGGTGGAagcttctttaatttttcaGCTCCTGAACATCATTTGCTAGAAAACTATGTGCTGCCTCCTCAAATTCAAATTGCTCCTTGGGATCCTTTGAAAAGGGGTCCTGGATGTAGGAATGTTCTTCCAGTTGGAACAAGGTCTCAGCGGAATGTTAGGAGCCGAGATTGCTATGCTGGGCCATATCCATTAAGCGCTCCATCTTACAATCCATATCCTCCATGGCATTTTTTTGTTGCAGGTTCAATTGAGCAATCAAGGCAACCTGTAATACCTATGGGTCCAAGCAGAATGATGTTTTCTGCAG GAACCAACATCAGCAATGGCGTTTCAGAAATGCCTTCCTTGAACCAGTCAAACCCTACTCGGACTAGAAATCCAAGTGCTTTCTTCCCGATTCATTTTGCGCCACCAACAAGAGTTAGCAGAGCGGATGTAAACAGCCGTCGTCATAGAGTTTCTTCTCACATATCCAATCAAAGCTATCCTACCATAAGGTCTGTAGCTACTATGGGATCCACCCCCCCTTTCTGGAATGCAAGACCAGTCCCACTACCATTGCCTATTGAAGACCGTCGCAATAGGAATAATTTAAGGAACAATGAGATGAGGACTACATGCCCATCAGTTGAACATTCAGCTCCTTTTCAGAATAGTTGGATCTCTCAG GGGATAATTATGAATAACTTAGATGATATCTTGGGGTTCCTTGATCCTCACAGGGATATGAGACTGGACATAGACAACATGAGCTATGAG GAATTGCTTACATTGGAAGAAAGGATTGGCAATGTCAGCACTGGTTTGTCCAAGAGGAAACTTTCCGGTTGTTTGAAAGTGCGGAAATACCGCTCCTCTTGCCGGTTCCAAGATAGGCAGGACAAGAAATGTGCTATATGCTTG GAAGAATACGAAGATCGAAAGAAGCTTGGCAGATTGAATTGCAGACATGAATTCCATCTTAATTGCATCAAGACATGGTTACAGAAGAAGGATATCTGCCCAATCTGCAAAACCTCTGCAATGACTACCACTTCCAAGGAGAAACAGAAGAACTCTTCATAA
- the LOC120273060 gene encoding protein YIPF5 homolog — protein sequence MAKEFNVPPVVFQSSGATPAAVAHQRHTSSAPAFKPSSMLPFMPFDLSSAPASSSFSTPAAHSFNVPAYPSISGSGSGSGSGFFSSFDEEPPLLEELGINTRQIWLKITSILNPFRVNPILHEDADLSGPFLSLMAFGLFQLLAGKFHFGIILGWVTVASLFLYGVFNMLAGRYGNLDLYRCLSLVGYCMIPMVIFSAVSLFMPHSGVPIFVVGAVFVLWSTRVCTRLLIELASCGDEHRWLIAYACWLVYLLFALLVIF from the coding sequence ATGGCGAAGGAGTTCAACGTTCCGCCGGTGGTCTTCCAGTCCTCCGGCGCCACACCTGCCGCCGTTGCCCACCAGCGCCACACCTCTTCGGCCCCTGCCTTCAAACCCTCCTCCATGCTTCCTTTCATGCCTTTCGATCTCAGCTCTGCCCccgcctcctcctccttctccaccCCGGCTGCTCACTCCTTTAATGTTCCCGCTTACCCATCCATCTCCGGCTCCGGCTCCGGCTCCGGCTCCggcttcttctcctccttcgaCGAGGAACCCCCTCTCCTCGAAGAGCTCGGCATCAATACCCGCCAGATCTGGCTGAAGATCACCTCCATCCTCAACCCTTTCCGTGTAAACCCCATCCTCCACGAGGACGCTGACCTCTCCGGCCCTTTCCTTTCCCTCATGGCCTTCGGCCTCTTCCAGCTCCTCGCTGGAAAGTTCCATTTCGGTATCATCCTTGGCTGGGTCACTGTCGCCTCCCTTTTCCTCTACGGCGTTTTCAACATGCTCGCCGGCCGCTATGGTAATCTAGATCTATACCGATGCTTGAGTTTGGTTGGCTATTGTATGATCCCGATGGTGATTTTCTCCGCGGTGTCCCTTTTCATGCCGCATAGCGGAGTTCCGATCTTCGTCGTTGGAGCTGTTTTCGTGCTTTGGTCCACAAGGGTTTGCACGCGGCTTTTGATCGAATTGGCTTCGTGCGGAGACGAGCATCGCTGGTTGATAGCGTACGCTTGCTGGCTTGTTTACTTGCTTTTCGCTCTGCTCGTGATCTTCTGA
- the LOC120273539 gene encoding uncharacterized protein LOC120273539 — translation MDLHSTAFPGKSKATANKEKKDGDRNTKITNSRPKPAFGVPRSTNIPARKSLLSKRQPTATSRPSKPVESLTKLGLQKNFKAEATVDDGKNASKNRFQKLQIEITNQEFERPGTEVTMKNGEQDMTQTPVSLVKSVAPETPYQSAKNCTKCRLNRLESSSYWLAQIKLAESVGKHFISAMFFRLALDCHAEPFSSLHSEFKQYIQRHGAAS, via the exons aaacaaagagaagaaagatgGTGACAGAAACACCAAAATCACCAATAGCAG GCCAAAGCCGGCTTTTGGTGTTCCAAGGAGCACAAACATACCTGCCAGGAAGAGCCTATTGTCAAAGAGACAGCCTACTGCTACCTCAAGGCCATCGAAGCCGGTGGAGAGCCTCACAAAGTTGGGTTTACAGAAAAACTTCAAGGCTGAAGCCACTGTTGATGATGGCAAGAATGCTTCTAAGAATAGATTTCAGAAACTGCAAATAGAGATCACCAATCAAGAATTTGAGAGACCGGGAACAGAGGTGACAATGAAGAATGGTGAACAGGACATGACACAGACACCTGTGTCCTTGGTGAAGAGTGTGGCACCGGAGACACCATACCAGAGTGCTAAGAACTGCACCAAGTGTAGGCTTAACAGGCTGGAGTCTTCATCCTACTGGCTTGCTCAGATTAAGCTTGCGGAGTCTGTTGGGAAGCACTTCATCTCTGCCATGTTCTTCCGTCTTGCCTTGGATTGCCATGCTGAG CCATTTTCGAGTCTTCATAGTGAGTTCAAGCAGTACATCCAGCGGCATGGAGCTGCTTCCTAA